The DNA region TGGATCAACAGGAGGATCATCATGGCAGCGGAATATTCGCGTATCGCCATTGTCACCGGAGCGACTTCGGGTATCGGGGAGGCGACGGCAAGAAGATTTGTGGCGAATGGCTATGGCGTGGTCGGCAATGGCCGCAATGCGGCAAAACTGGATGCGCTCGAACAGGAGCTGGGCAGCGCATTTGCCGGGGTCGCAGGGGATGCGGCTGACGGCGCGGTGATTGAGCGGCTTTTCGTCGCGGCCACCGAAAGATTCGGGAAGACGGCGGATATCGTGGTTGTCAACGCCGGGCGCGGCCTGGGAGGTTCCGTCAAGGATGCCGATCTGGCCAGATTCGAGGAGGTGCTCAAGCTCAACGTGACAGCAGCTCTGGAGCTGTTGCAAAAGGCGGCACAGAGAATGCTGCCAGAGCAGCAGGCGAACTATCCGAAGCGGGCGGCCGATATCGTGATCATCGGTTCGGTGGTCGGCAGGCACATCTCGCCGTTCAGTGCGGTTTATGGTGCCACCAAATTCGCGGTGCATGCGCTGGCCGAAGGACTGCGTCGGGAAGTGGGGCCCAAAGGCATTCGCGTATCGCTGGTCGAACCCGGCATCGTGATCAGCGGGTTTCAGGATGCCGCCGGTTACGGCGAAGATCTTGTACACACCTTCGACGAGAGATTCGGGCCATTGCTGCAGGGGAGCGATGTGGCGAATGCGATCCATTTCATCGTCACCCAGCCACCGCATGTGCATATCAGCGACATCATGGTCAGGCCGACGCGGCAGGATTATCCCTGAGTGCAGGGAGGCCGACGGAAGGGCTGCAGCATGCAGGAGAGGTTTCGTGGATGAGCGGTGTCGCATTTGATCGGAGGAGGTAATCATGAGGATAGGATTCATCGGCTTGGGCCGTATGGGAACGGGCATGGCATCGAGGCTTTGCCAGGCCGGGCATGAGGTCATCGTATACAACCGCTCTGCACAACGCATGCAGCCGCTGCTCGATCTCGGAGCCAGGGCTGCCATGACCATCGGAGAGGCTTGTGCCGCCGATGTGGTATTCACCATGCTGGCTGACGACAAGGCACTGGAAGAAGTGGCGATGGGGGCGGCGGGCATGATCGAGCATCTCGCAGCGGATGCCGTCCATGTCTCGTGCAGCACGGTCAGCGTCGCGCTGTCGGCCAGACTGGCGCATGCGCATGGCCAGAAGCGGCAGGGTTTTGTTGCTGCGCCTGTGTTCGGTCGCCCGGATGCTGCAGCATCCGGCAAGCTCTTCATGGTGGCGGCAGGCAAGCGGGAATTCGTGGACAAGGTCATGCCCCTGTTCGAAATTCTGGGGCAACGTACTTTCGTGGTATCCGATGCGCCGGAAAAAGCGAATCTGGTGAAGCTGAGCGGAAATTTCATGATCGCCACAGTGAT from Sideroxyarcus emersonii includes:
- a CDS encoding NAD(P)-dependent oxidoreductase, producing MRIGFIGLGRMGTGMASRLCQAGHEVIVYNRSAQRMQPLLDLGARAAMTIGEACAADVVFTMLADDKALEEVAMGAAGMIEHLAADAVHVSCSTVSVALSARLAHAHGQKRQGFVAAPVFGRPDAAASGKLFMVAAGKREFVDKVMPLFEILGQRTFVVSDAPEKANLVKLSGNFMIATVIESLGEAMSLVEKGGVDRHQYLELLTSTLFNVPIYKNYGGMIADRNFEPAGFAAHLGQKDMRLVLSAAEELKVPLPFANILRDRFLNLAAHGGENLDWSAIGSLASKDSAVEA
- a CDS encoding SDR family oxidoreductase, producing MAAEYSRIAIVTGATSGIGEATARRFVANGYGVVGNGRNAAKLDALEQELGSAFAGVAGDAADGAVIERLFVAATERFGKTADIVVVNAGRGLGGSVKDADLARFEEVLKLNVTAALELLQKAAQRMLPEQQANYPKRAADIVIIGSVVGRHISPFSAVYGATKFAVHALAEGLRREVGPKGIRVSLVEPGIVISGFQDAAGYGEDLVHTFDERFGPLLQGSDVANAIHFIVTQPPHVHISDIMVRPTRQDYP